The following nucleotide sequence is from Paenibacillus odorifer.
GAAAATATCGCATTGATTACAGGCGCTAACGCCGGGATTGGATTGGAATTAACTCGAAAACTGCTAGCGGAGGATTGGCAGGTGATTGCTTTGAACCGTTCCGATTTTCCGGCCGACGATGTGAACATCCAAAAAGCCATCAAAAACGGCTGGCTTCGTATTTATAAAACAACCGATCTCGCGGATTTTGCCAGCTTGAGAGGGACGCTGGAAGAGATCAAAGGCAAGGAGCAGCGAATCGATATTTTGTTCAACAATGCCGGCGGGAGCTTCCCCGAACTAAGCTATTCGAAACAGGGGCGCGAAAAGCACTATGAATTGATGACCGTTGTTCCGTATATTATTTTAATGGAATTGAAGGATATCCTACAAAAAGGACGCTTAAAAACGGTGATCAACACCTCATCCTCAGCGCTTAATTATACGAAAGAGTTTACGATAGAAATCTTGGAGCATCCCATAACCTTCCGCAAGCTGCTTGGTCCTTACGCCACCTCAAAGCTGGCATTATCGTTATGGACACAGGCCGCCGCGCCGCAACTTGCTAACGAGGGCATCATGATTCGCAGTGTTGATCCGGGTAGCAATAACACATTGCGAAAAGGGAAAAATTCTGGACTGCCTCTTATAGTTAAACCGTTGATGAAGCTGTTTTTCTCTCCGCCAACCCACGGCGCCGGCCAATTGTATGAGGGTGCTCTGGGAGAACACCGTGAAGAGACAGGTATATTTCTTCGGAAAGGCCAGGTTGCGGATTTGAAATTTAAGGATCAAGCCCGGAATGTTTTGGAAAGGATTAATAATATCTACGAAAATGAGTATCTTCGTTGTTAATCTGATCTTTAGATCTCTAATTTTTTTTTGTAATTCCTCCAAACGTATGAGATAATAGAGTTTTTCCGTTGATTCTATTTTTCATGGCATGGTAGAGATGCCTGATCAAATATTGGAGGTAGGCTTGTTGGCGAAACAGTATCCTTTTGAATATGATCGGACCAAACCTTTTATGGAGCAAGTAGGGGAATGGGTCGGAGATGTATTCTATGAAATTCTTCCTGAGGCTGGATTTGAAGTACGTGATGAACAGATATACATGGCCTTTCAGGTAGAGCGAGCTTTTGCCGAGAAAAAGACGATTTTTTCTGAGGCAGGGGTCGGAACAGGCAAGACATTAGTGTATTTGTTGTATAGCATTTGTTACGCGCGTTATATGGGCAAACCTGCGATTATTGCATGTGCGGACGAGTCCTTGATTGAGCAGCTTGTGAAACCGGAAGGCGATATCGCCAAGCTTGCGAAGCATCTGAACATGAATATTGATGCCAGACTAGCGAAATCTCCGGATAAATATATGTGTCTGAAAAAGCTGGATCAGGCTCGGAACCATGATGATGAAAGCTTACCACTGGAGAGCTTGTACAGTACATTACCTGATTTTGTACATTCACATGCACCGATGCAGCAATTCCATGCTTATGGAGACCGCAGAGATTACCCTGATCTGAATGACGAACAATGGAACAAAATTAACTGGGATACGTTTCAGGACTGCTTTACTTGCGATATGCGTCACCGCTGCGGGCAGACCTTGTCCCGTGATCATTACCGGAAATCAAGTGATCTGATCATTTGTTCCCACGATTATTACATGGAGCATATTTGGACCTATGAAGCGCGTAAGCGGGAAGGGCAAATCCCTTTGCTTCCGGATCACTGTGCGGTTGTATTCGATGAAGGACATTTATTAGAATCAGCGGCCATGAAGGCGCTTGGCTATAAGATGAAGCATGTCGTCTTTGAAGAATTGATTTCTCGCCTGCTACAGAACGAGATTCGTGAAACGCTGGCCGTTCTGATTGATGAAGCGATCATGCAAAGTGAGCAAATGTTCAAAGCGATTCGCCGTCAATGCCGAAACATACCTGGATCAGATCGGAAAAGCATTGAGCTGAATGCTTCATTGATTCGTGAGGTACACCGGAT
It contains:
- a CDS encoding SDR family NAD(P)-dependent oxidoreductase — encoded protein: MSTQQRENIALITGANAGIGLELTRKLLAEDWQVIALNRSDFPADDVNIQKAIKNGWLRIYKTTDLADFASLRGTLEEIKGKEQRIDILFNNAGGSFPELSYSKQGREKHYELMTVVPYIILMELKDILQKGRLKTVINTSSSALNYTKEFTIEILEHPITFRKLLGPYATSKLALSLWTQAAAPQLANEGIMIRSVDPGSNNTLRKGKNSGLPLIVKPLMKLFFSPPTHGAGQLYEGALGEHREETGIFLRKGQVADLKFKDQARNVLERINNIYENEYLRC
- a CDS encoding ATP-dependent DNA helicase encodes the protein MEQVGEWVGDVFYEILPEAGFEVRDEQIYMAFQVERAFAEKKTIFSEAGVGTGKTLVYLLYSICYARYMGKPAIIACADESLIEQLVKPEGDIAKLAKHLNMNIDARLAKSPDKYMCLKKLDQARNHDDESLPLESLYSTLPDFVHSHAPMQQFHAYGDRRDYPDLNDEQWNKINWDTFQDCFTCDMRHRCGQTLSRDHYRKSSDLIICSHDYYMEHIWTYEARKREGQIPLLPDHCAVVFDEGHLLESAAMKALGYKMKHVVFEELISRLLQNEIRETLAVLIDEAIMQSEQMFKAIRRQCRNIPGSDRKSIELNASLIREVHRMRSVIAAIEEELVFESGLYTIDEYQLRIVEERLETIEIALRLFEDSGALICWATEESDGLTLSVMPRNVKEVLQDSLFTQKMPIVFSSATLSVDKSFEYLKDSLGIQDFLSFSVDSPYDYEHQMNVYVPELQSGDFAEKMEISLKLIQRTEGRALLLFRTREELLQFKQLNSLRPESSSYSFLYEGDQEISYLISAFQRDEHSVLCAVTLWEGLDIPGPSLSNVIIWSLPYPPLDPVFMAKRAETSTPFEDVDLPYMLLRLKQGMGRLIRTGTDQGIVTVLAEEEGQHPVHEYITSVLPKGTRLQKLEA